In a genomic window of Cetobacterium sp. NK01:
- a CDS encoding PD-(D/E)XK nuclease family protein, with product MRPNIFKFATSELSQDALICYVLDYYNDLFKDKYPLENKFARYVISEILEKIEIKNLEINSLEVKKQFMAIDILLILNDKIYIIIEDKTFTSERENQMNGYREKIIKHYQAKEENVYCIYYKTGDESYKNISLIQEGKNIRTFLREEIIEIFDKYEGSNIIFQDYLLNLKAIQNERDSFKSKDLRKDTFTWNEVIGFYNELDKAFVKLRSEGIMPKDIDFNWQYTANQKGGFMCYYFENVLNFDNYGYYLQLESNSIPEKTIQENLKFVFKVWSDNKDISLLYKGLDILTENYGDTIVKPSRFARGTWMTQAIIKDYLVINEIGVIDVYKTAINIVNWLESLRSLKSKLFDISRE from the coding sequence ATGAGACCAAATATTTTTAAATTTGCTACAAGTGAGCTATCACAAGATGCTCTTATATGCTATGTATTAGATTATTATAATGACCTATTTAAAGATAAATATCCGTTAGAAAATAAATTTGCAAGATATGTTATTAGTGAAATTTTAGAAAAAATAGAAATTAAAAACCTTGAAATAAATAGTTTAGAAGTAAAAAAGCAATTTATGGCAATAGATATTTTATTAATATTAAATGATAAAATTTATATAATAATTGAAGATAAAACCTTTACATCTGAAAGAGAAAATCAGATGAATGGCTATAGAGAAAAAATTATTAAACATTACCAAGCTAAAGAAGAAAATGTGTACTGTATTTACTATAAAACTGGAGACGAAAGCTATAAAAATATTTCATTGATCCAAGAAGGAAAGAATATAAGAACTTTTTTAAGAGAAGAGATTATAGAAATATTTGATAAGTATGAAGGAAGTAATATCATATTTCAAGATTACCTATTAAATTTAAAAGCTATTCAAAATGAAAGAGATTCTTTTAAAAGTAAAGATTTAAGAAAAGATACCTTTACTTGGAATGAAGTTATTGGATTTTATAATGAATTAGATAAAGCTTTTGTTAAATTAAGATCTGAAGGAATAATGCCTAAAGATATTGATTTTAATTGGCAATATACAGCTAATCAAAAAGGTGGATTTATGTGTTACTATTTTGAAAATGTCCTTAATTTTGATAATTATGGTTATTATTTGCAGCTAGAATCTAATTCAATACCAGAAAAAACCATTCAAGAGAATTTGAAATTTGTGTTTAAAGTTTGGAGTGACAATAAAGATATTTCTTTATTGTATAAGGGGTTAGATATATTAACAGAAAATTATGGAGATACAATAGTAAAACCTTCAAGATTTGCTCGTGGAACTTGGATGACACAAGCAATAATAAAAGATTATCTAGTAATTAATGAAATTGGAGTAATAGATGTTTATAAAACAGCAATAAATATAGTTAATTGGCTAGAAAGTCTTAGATCTTTAAAAAGTAAATTATTCGATATTTCAAGGGAGTGA
- a CDS encoding BREX system Lon protease-like protein BrxL, translated as MPNYTFAFNPNKHSITQKIQLDRLSTYYDLEDSINEEFSLEDWKKLVQNYSVSERVNLILRTFGYEPFNLSFMEKIILLIRIIPFCQKSFNFIELGDKSTGKSSTYQKFSREAYCPTGSLTESKLFGDAKSKNDLGILSNYKVVVFDEISEGSSISPELATKLRSFLADGNSGRNGANIINSVSIGFVGNLKEEQLNLLTNPNYKIDLFTFFPEAFRQSPFKDRISFVIPGWHLKFEQFHYLEKYSEKSLNINYFIHILSLLREISLEVKTIANPKDTVRSISHYNATLEGLIKLIYPNEDYTEFELNAIKHIALFGRSFLGNETFNLFNSDVKKLALKFIEEDIRHIANKTLNEVDKVYFYENRLHLKFFDEGKIYKIPLNRFGRIENEQENELYSNLKEDEKKYFIPILKNNENYIIQQYSEPYNNYRLFKNWKDILNTSISLNLPEEFKNLESTLNSILKYQEGQINSLKQTVNEQSKVIKLLQNEISNYNKKLEVYLREIKLDLLQHEYFIFKSSDETYPKQYSNFFIPNNIDRINIGNKLEKFKDDFDKNLCIINYTKDKEELIRILPKLAIKYDN; from the coding sequence ATGCCAAACTATACTTTTGCATTTAACCCTAATAAACATTCTATTACCCAAAAGATACAACTAGATCGTTTATCAACATATTATGATTTAGAAGATTCTATTAATGAAGAATTTTCTCTTGAGGATTGGAAAAAACTAGTTCAAAATTACTCTGTTAGTGAAAGAGTCAATTTAATTTTAAGAACATTTGGATATGAACCGTTCAATCTTTCTTTTATGGAGAAGATAATACTATTAATTAGAATAATTCCATTTTGCCAGAAATCATTTAACTTTATTGAATTAGGAGATAAGAGCACTGGAAAATCTTCTACATATCAAAAATTTTCAAGAGAAGCATATTGTCCAACAGGTTCATTAACAGAATCCAAGCTATTTGGAGATGCTAAATCTAAGAATGATTTAGGAATTTTAAGTAATTACAAAGTTGTAGTATTTGATGAAATTTCTGAGGGAAGTTCAATATCACCAGAGTTAGCAACAAAACTACGTAGCTTTTTAGCTGATGGAAATTCTGGAAGAAATGGAGCTAATATAATAAATTCTGTTTCAATTGGTTTTGTAGGTAACCTTAAAGAAGAACAATTAAATCTATTAACTAATCCTAATTATAAAATAGATTTATTTACTTTCTTTCCTGAAGCCTTTAGACAGTCACCATTTAAAGATAGAATAAGTTTTGTTATTCCTGGATGGCATCTTAAATTTGAACAATTTCATTATTTAGAAAAGTATTCAGAAAAATCTTTGAATATAAATTACTTCATACATATTTTAAGTTTACTTAGAGAAATATCTTTAGAAGTTAAAACTATAGCTAATCCAAAAGATACAGTTAGATCTATTTCTCACTATAATGCAACTCTTGAAGGTCTTATAAAATTGATTTATCCAAACGAAGATTATACAGAGTTTGAATTAAATGCTATAAAGCACATTGCTTTATTTGGGAGAAGCTTCTTAGGAAATGAAACTTTCAATCTTTTTAATAGTGACGTTAAAAAATTAGCTTTAAAATTTATTGAAGAAGATATTAGACATATTGCTAATAAAACACTAAATGAAGTTGATAAAGTTTATTTCTATGAAAATAGATTACATTTAAAATTCTTTGATGAAGGCAAAATATATAAGATTCCTTTAAATAGGTTTGGTAGAATTGAAAATGAACAAGAAAATGAATTATACTCAAACTTAAAAGAAGATGAAAAAAAATACTTTATACCTATCTTAAAAAACAATGAAAACTATATTATTCAACAGTATTCAGAACCTTATAATAATTATAGATTATTTAAAAATTGGAAAGATATTTTAAATACATCTATTAGTCTTAATCTTCCAGAAGAGTTTAAAAACTTAGAATCAACACTAAACTCTATACTAAAGTACCAAGAAGGACAAATAAATTCATTAAAACAAACTGTAAATGAACAATCTAAAGTTATAAAACTCTTACAAAATGAGATTTCAAATTACAATAAAAAGCTAGAAGTTTATTTAAGAGAAATAAAATTAGATTTACTTCAACATGAGTATTTTATATTTAAAAGTAGTGATGAAACTTATCCAAAACAGTATTCGAATTTCTTTATTCCTAATAATATAGATAGAATTAATATTGGAAATAAATTAGAAAAATTTAAAGATGATTTTGATAAAAATTTATGTATTATAAATTATACAAAAGATAAGGAGGAGTTAATTAGGATATTACCTAAATTAGCGATAAAATATGACAATTAA
- a CDS encoding Rad52/Rad22 family DNA repair protein → MDVKTLKERLEKPFSDEELEFRVGATNSDKTKGLALAYVQARAIQNRLDDTVGLNNWRVSYKEITGGFIATLEIRIDSEWIAKEDGSGVTDYESIKGGISCAFKRVASVWGIGRYLYEVENRWYPIEQKGKSYIFKDTPTLNLSKNISNEIKDDLPKDEKAKRIEITFGKYKGKTLGDILKENKDYLIYLITNSKDVKIVNACKYLMKNNKIA, encoded by the coding sequence ATGGATGTAAAAACATTAAAAGAAAGATTAGAAAAACCATTCTCTGATGAAGAACTAGAATTTAGAGTTGGTGCTACTAATTCGGATAAAACAAAAGGTCTAGCTTTAGCCTATGTTCAAGCAAGAGCAATTCAAAATAGACTTGATGATACTGTGGGGTTAAATAACTGGAGAGTATCTTACAAAGAAATAACTGGGGGTTTCATTGCAACTCTAGAAATAAGAATTGATAGTGAATGGATAGCAAAAGAAGATGGATCGGGAGTTACAGACTATGAGTCGATTAAAGGTGGAATCAGTTGTGCTTTTAAAAGAGTTGCTTCCGTTTGGGGAATAGGTCGGTATCTATATGAAGTTGAAAATAGATGGTATCCTATAGAACAAAAAGGAAAGAGTTACATATTTAAAGATACTCCAACATTAAATTTAAGTAAGAATATTTCTAATGAAATTAAAGATGATCTGCCAAAAGATGAAAAAGCCAAAAGAATAGAAATAACTTTTGGAAAATACAAAGGAAAAACTTTAGGAGATATTCTTAAAGAAAACAAGGATTACTTAATTTATCTGATAACAAATAGCAAAGATGTAAAAATAGTAAATGCGTGCAAATATTTAATGAAAAATAATAAAATAGCATAA